CCCAACTAATTATAAATATTCTGTTTTTTATTTACAGTCTCCCGACGATCTCGATTGAATTTAATACTTGCCGTGATGTGGCTGATATTGTAAAGTAAAGTCGATTGCTCAAATTGAGCAGTCGACTTTTATTTTTACTTTATTTGATACTGATCAACTGATCAAAGATTTAACGCATCAAAGAATTAATGCATGGAAAGGATGAGATGAATGAAGCGAGTAGCGATTCTGTTGCCTGACGGTTATGAAGAAATGGAAGCTTTGGCGGTGGTTGACGTCTTGCGGCGTGGTAAGATCGACATTGATATGATTTCGGCGAATCCGACTTTAAAGACAACTGGCGACCATGGAATAGTAATTTATGCTGACAAACTTTTATCGGAGGTTAACGCTTCCGATTATGATATGGCGGTGACCCCGGGCGGTTTGCCGGGTACCAAACAACTTCAAGCTGATGCTAAGGTGTTGGCGTTTTTGTCCGATTGTAATGCTGCCGGCAAATATGTAGCGTCGATCTGTGCTTCTCCTATAGTTCTTGGAGCAGCAAAGATTGCCGAGCAATATACCGGTACATGCTACCCTGGATGTGAGACGAAGGTGGGCTTCAAAAAATATGTTGAGGATATGGTTGTAATTGACCGCAATCTGATTACTGCTTGTGGTCCGGCAGCCGCTGTGCCGTTTGCCTTGGCCTTGTTAGAAATTTTAGCAGGCTCGGATGTGGCGGAAAAAGTTGCGGCGGCAATGCTGTGGCCTCGTCTGGAAGCGGCGATTGTTGCAGGTGATGAGCTTTTAAAGCAAGTTCACGGTGACAAATAAATAGAATGTATAGCTAAAACATGGCAACCCAGCACCGTGAGGTAGATTGGTTTAGCTGGGTTGTTTATTCAACTGCGGCAAGCGGCAAGGTAACTGCCGTCTGCCGCAATTCTTTACTACCATTAGTGCTTGCAAAGATTGACTACGATGCTTGCAAAGCTTGACTACGCCGCTGGTTCTTGAAGATAAGCAAGAATTATAGTATTCTGAGATGTGCGAAAACGGAAACAACTGACGGGATAAGGAGATAAGGCAGCATGAAACGCTTGTGTGATGTTTTGACTGATGCTAAAGTCTTTCAGGGTCTTAAGCCGGAAGTTTTCGGTGAGTTTTGCAGCAAATTAAACATGCGTATTCTTTGGAAGGGAGAAGTCATGGTAAATGAAGGCGACGATTGCACCCAACTCGGTATCGTCGCGGCCGGGCAACTTGCTTTACAAAAATATTCCAGCAACGGAGATTTTGTAACATTAGGCCTGCTGGGCCCGGGTGACAGTTTCGGCGAAGATCTAATATTCGGATCAAACCACGTTTATCCTAATACTATTGAAGCAGTTACCAATGCCAAAGTGATAACTTTATCCAAAGAAGTACTTAAATCAATGCTACCGGGAAACCCGGATCTTTTACAAAACTTCATGCGCTTTTTATCGGATCGAGTTCAGGCGCAAAATCGCCGGATTTCCATCCTTTCCCAGCGCAGCTTGCGGAAAAAAATATCAGCGTACTTGCTTGATTTGCTGTGGGAACAAGAAAAAAAAGAAGCAGAAGAACATGGCAAAAGCGACTTAGAGAAGTATGATGGCATTGAAAGTGCGAAAGCCGGGCATGCTGTCGGTAATCATGGCAAACGCATTCTGACCCCGTCGGTTGAGTTGCCTTCGTCCAAAGAAGTGGCCGCCCGCTTGCTGGCCATGCCGCGCCCCTCCTTTTCGCGGGAGTTGGTAAGTATGGAGAAAGATGGTTTAATTAAAACTAACGGCCGGGTGATTTGGCTGACCAACTTAGACAACCTGGAATCCGGTCTGGAAGATGACGAAGATGATTTTGATGATTAACAGTCTGATTATACAGTTGAGTGCGATGCTTTCTGCGTTGATCCGTGCGGCTTTGCCTGCGGTTTTACAAGAACAGACGGCAACTCAGGTCGACGATTTGTTTCGAACGATAGTTAATAGTCTCAGCACAGAATTTTTGTTCGGAACATTTGATACTTGGGGCAATGCGATCGGCGCGGCATTGGACATCTTGGTTACGGCTACGGTGATCTATTTTGTCCTTAAGCTGTTTGATGATTCACGGACTTGGCAGTTACTCAAGGGTTTCGTCTTTATCTTACTTTTAACCGTATTTTGCAACGCGATCGGTCTTAATACGATCAATTATCTACTTTCAAATTCCATCAGTGTTTTGATCATCGGTGTTGTGGTTATTTTTCAGCCGGAAATGCGTACAGCATTGGAGACGGTTGGTCGTAATTCGCTTTCTCTGATCAATACAGTTTCCAAAGACTTGAACAGCAGTAGTCAGGAAATCGCCTCCATGATTGAGTCTATCGCCGTAGCGTGCGACGATATGGCCTCGACTTGCACCGGTGCGTTGATTGTGTTGGAACGTAGTACCGCTCTGGGCGAGCTTATTAAGAACAGCCCGGCTCCGGTTATAATTAACGGAAATATTACTTCGGCGACGTTGGAACAAATATTTTATAAAAATTCACCTTTGCATGACGGTGCTCTGCTTATTCGCAACGGCCGTATCTATGCCGCCAGATGTCATGTACCTTTGGCAGACACCTATCATTTGAGAAAAGATTTGGGGACACGGCACCGGGCCGCTATCGGAGCTAGCGAAATGGGGGATGCGGTGGCCATTGTCGTTTCGGAAGAACGCGGCAGCATATCTATCGCCATTGACGGGCGTATATATGTGCTTGAAAATGGAGATGCTTTGCGCTCGGTACTGACAAAAATTTTGTTGCCCGAGCCTGATACGACGAAAGAAAAATCTTCGCCATTGGCCATTTTACAATCATTCAAGACTTTGGGGGCTTCACTGCGCCGCGATAAATTGGACAATGTTGAGTTGATCGCTGGGAATAAGGCCGTGGTAAGGCGACTCAAGCGGCACCGCTTGGTATTGAAATTTTTGTCGGCCGTCCTGTCCTTTGTGCTATTTTCCTATGTGCAGGCGGTGAACAACCCGCTTGAAATTGCGTCATTTTCACAATTGCCGATTACCGTTCAAGGCATGGAATACTTGGATGAGCAAGGCTTTAAAATGTCATCTAGCGACAAAACGGTTAATTTGGTGCTGCGGGCCCGCCGCAAAACAATTAATAAAATAAAAGACAACCCTGCTGCAATAATTGCATATGTTTCATTGAAAGAGAAGGAAATCAAGGAGGGTGGCCATTCTTACCCGGTGCAAATTAAAATAAATAAGATTGCAGCAGCTTCTTATCGGGTCAGATCATTGGATCCACTCGAAATAACGGTTAACTTTAATCGTGATTCAGGTGATTATAAGCAAATTCTTCCGGGAACTAACCGGCGCGGTAGCGGCGGCCTGGAACAAAATTTAAGTGAAGAAGCGGCAGCTTCCAACTAAGAAAGAGGTTAATATGGGAGTTTTATTTGGTACAGATGGTGTAAGAGGCATTGCCAATACGGAATTAAGTCCGGAATTGGCCTTTAAACTCGGATATTACGGGGCGAGAGTCCTTGCCGCCGACTTACAGCAGAAACCGCGTTTCGTGATTGGCCACGATACCAGATTATCATCGTCCATGCTTGAAAATGCGCTGTGTGCCGGCATTTGCTCCGCCGGAGCAGACGCGTATTGCTGCGGAACAATTCCGACGCCGGGAATTGCTTATCTGACGGCTGAAAAAGAGTTCAGCGCCGGGGTAGTTATTTCGGCCTCGCATAATCCGTATGAGTTTAACGGTATAAAATTCTTTAATTCTACCGGCTTTAAACTTTCCGATGAAATTGAAGATCAGATTGAATCCTATATAACTGGGACAAGGTCCGATGATTTGCCGCGGCCGACCGGTGATGCTCTGGGGACGGTTTTCCCTTATCCTCAGGGAATAGATGCGTATATGGCTCATTTGCGCTATGCTATGGGCTTGGATCTCCACGGTTTAAAGATCGCTATGGACTGTGCCAACGGAGCTGCTTACAGTATAGCTCCGCGTATTTTCCGTAATTTAGGGGCTGAGCTGCATTTGATCGGCGATATTCCCGATGGTATTAATATAAACTCCGGCTGTGGTTCAACCGACTTACGTGCATTAAGTGAGTTAGTCGTACGCGAGAAATGCGATATAGGGCTTGCATTTGACGGCGATGCCGACCGCTTGCTGGCGATAGATCATACCGGATGTGAAGTTGACGGAGACGAGATCATGGCTATCTTGGCGGAATATCTGCGCAGCAAAAACTTACTAGGCAAAGATACCTTGGTGATCACGGTAATGAGTAATCTCGGACTGACCAAACATGCAGAAACGGCAAATTTGAATATAGTGACGACAAAAGTCGGTGACCGTTATGTTATGGAAGCCATGCGTGAGGGCGGTTACACTTTGGGCGGCGAGCAGTCCGGACACTTTATAATGTTGGACTTTGCCACTACGGGAGACGGAATTTTGAGTGCTTTGGCCTTGCTCAAAGCTTTACGTAAGAGTCATAAAACTTTGCATGAGGCCGCTAAGATGGTCACAATTTATCCACAGGTTTTGCTCAAGACCAAGGTTCGGAATGAGAATAAAAGCAAAATTTTGGACTTGCCGGAGGTCGCAACGGCAATTACAAAAGTACAAGCGGTTTTGGGCAGAAATGGCAGAGTGCTAGTAAGACCGTCCGGAACTGAGCCAGTGATCCGAGTTATGATTGAAGGTCAGGATACGGAAGCGATTAAAGCTCAGGCAGAAGAGTTGGTCAAAATTATTGAAACTGCCGAAGCTGCATTATGAGGTGTAGGGCTGGCTGAAGCATAAGGCACACAATTCACGATTAAGGACAATTGCGTATAATTTTAAATAACAGGGCTGCGTGTGAATAAAATAAGCACAAAAAAATTAAAGAAAAGAAAGCTGTTCAAATTGCTTGTCAGTTGCGGTTTCGGAATCGTGATTTTGCTGACGGCAGCCATTTTGTGGCTTTACCTGCGCCCTAAGGAACCTGACTTCGGTTTGTTGGCGGAAAAACAGGATTATAGTTGGCGTGAGTACGGCCATGCGAGGCCGTATACACCCTCCGCCGCGGGCGTAACCAAGGTCTGGCCAGCAGAATCATCTGTCCCGCAATTGCATGATGGCTTAAAAATTTTAAAAAGAATTAATTTACGGGCGGAACAGCCTCTTAGGGGACTGCGGGTGATTCTCGATGCCGGCCATGGTGGCAGCGATCCCGGCACAGTGTGGCCGCAGAAAGGCAAGCATGAGTTTGAAGAGAAAGAAGCTGCTTTGCTGTTGGCCGAGCAGATTAAGCTGAAGTTGCAGGCGGCTGGAACGAAAGTGGTTACGTTGCGCGACCGCGACGAGTTCGTGTCTGTCTATAACCGCAGTGCGACGGCCGGCAGATATATTTTGAATGAATACCTCCAAGGCCAAGCTGATGAGCAGGTTGCTCCGAAACAGGGGCTGGCGAGAACCCTTACCGAGGCTGAGCGGCGTACCTTAGGTGATATCGATTCGGCACTGCAGGAGATAATCGCTAAGAACAAGGACAGTTTTGGGGGGATTTTGGGTGGAATCGGTGCTACGCCTCAAGCTGAAATGCTCATGGACATTGAAAAGCAATTTGTAGATGTTGT
This is a stretch of genomic DNA from Mageeibacillus indolicus UPII9-5. It encodes these proteins:
- a CDS encoding diadenylate cyclase, yielding MTKMILMINSLIIQLSAMLSALIRAALPAVLQEQTATQVDDLFRTIVNSLSTEFLFGTFDTWGNAIGAALDILVTATVIYFVLKLFDDSRTWQLLKGFVFILLLTVFCNAIGLNTINYLLSNSISVLIIGVVVIFQPEMRTALETVGRNSLSLINTVSKDLNSSSQEIASMIESIAVACDDMASTCTGALIVLERSTALGELIKNSPAPVIINGNITSATLEQIFYKNSPLHDGALLIRNGRIYAARCHVPLADTYHLRKDLGTRHRAAIGASEMGDAVAIVVSEERGSISIAIDGRIYVLENGDALRSVLTKILLPEPDTTKEKSSPLAILQSFKTLGASLRRDKLDNVELIAGNKAVVRRLKRHRLVLKFLSAVLSFVLFSYVQAVNNPLEIASFSQLPITVQGMEYLDEQGFKMSSSDKTVNLVLRARRKTINKIKDNPAAIIAYVSLKEKEIKEGGHSYPVQIKINKIAAASYRVRSLDPLEITVNFNRDSGDYKQILPGTNRRGSGGLEQNLSEEAAASN
- a CDS encoding Crp/Fnr family transcriptional regulator, giving the protein MKRLCDVLTDAKVFQGLKPEVFGEFCSKLNMRILWKGEVMVNEGDDCTQLGIVAAGQLALQKYSSNGDFVTLGLLGPGDSFGEDLIFGSNHVYPNTIEAVTNAKVITLSKEVLKSMLPGNPDLLQNFMRFLSDRVQAQNRRISILSQRSLRKKISAYLLDLLWEQEKKEAEEHGKSDLEKYDGIESAKAGHAVGNHGKRILTPSVELPSSKEVAARLLAMPRPSFSRELVSMEKDGLIKTNGRVIWLTNLDNLESGLEDDEDDFDD
- a CDS encoding DJ-1 family glyoxalase III, encoding MKRVAILLPDGYEEMEALAVVDVLRRGKIDIDMISANPTLKTTGDHGIVIYADKLLSEVNASDYDMAVTPGGLPGTKQLQADAKVLAFLSDCNAAGKYVASICASPIVLGAAKIAEQYTGTCYPGCETKVGFKKYVEDMVVIDRNLITACGPAAAVPFALALLEILAGSDVAEKVAAAMLWPRLEAAIVAGDELLKQVHGDK
- the glmM gene encoding phosphoglucosamine mutase, which gives rise to MGVLFGTDGVRGIANTELSPELAFKLGYYGARVLAADLQQKPRFVIGHDTRLSSSMLENALCAGICSAGADAYCCGTIPTPGIAYLTAEKEFSAGVVISASHNPYEFNGIKFFNSTGFKLSDEIEDQIESYITGTRSDDLPRPTGDALGTVFPYPQGIDAYMAHLRYAMGLDLHGLKIAMDCANGAAYSIAPRIFRNLGAELHLIGDIPDGININSGCGSTDLRALSELVVREKCDIGLAFDGDADRLLAIDHTGCEVDGDEIMAILAEYLRSKNLLGKDTLVITVMSNLGLTKHAETANLNIVTTKVGDRYVMEAMREGGYTLGGEQSGHFIMLDFATTGDGILSALALLKALRKSHKTLHEAAKMVTIYPQVLLKTKVRNENKSKILDLPEVATAITKVQAVLGRNGRVLVRPSGTEPVIRVMIEGQDTEAIKAQAEELVKIIETAEAAL
- a CDS encoding N-acetylmuramoyl-L-alanine amidase family protein; translation: MNKISTKKLKKRKLFKLLVSCGFGIVILLTAAILWLYLRPKEPDFGLLAEKQDYSWREYGHARPYTPSAAGVTKVWPAESSVPQLHDGLKILKRINLRAEQPLRGLRVILDAGHGGSDPGTVWPQKGKHEFEEKEAALLLAEQIKLKLQAAGTKVVTLRDRDEFVSVYNRSATAGRYILNEYLQGQADEQVAPKQGLARTLTEAERRTLGDIDSALQEIIAKNKDSFGGILGGIGATPQAEMLMDIEKQFVDVVYLSVHVNSSAHSDVGGTQVYLLRSPTLFAAQNILPYEGSEFSETYLPDAKAVPFYPLYLKYDDEARLRLARGLYTAVARTAPEMRTNIAKSVLEENFAVIRTCNLPGVLFETGFITNERDRKFLWSKTGRDKLATAVVDGLKTYVELMQKFAKHP